From the Cohaesibacter sp. ES.047 genome, the window TGAGACCCGCAGCGGTCAGCAGATCACGCACCTCTTGCGCATACTCATCCGCATCGGACGTGATGGTCGCGACCACCACCTGCAGCGGCGCAAGCCAAAGCGGGAAGTGACCGGCATAATGCTCAATGAGGATGCCGCAGAAGCGTTCCAGCGATCCGAACAGCGCCCGGTGGATCATCACCGGATTGACCTTGTTGCCCTCGGTGTCGATATAGAAGGCACCGAGACGTCCGGGCAAGTTGAGGTCAACCTGAACCGTGCCGCATTGCCAGTCACGACCAATGGCATCGCGCAGGACATATTCGAGCTTGGGACCATAGAAGGCCCCCTCGCCCGGATTAAGCGTCCATTCCTGACCTGCCGCATCAATCGCATGCTTCAATGCCGCCTCGGCAGCATCCCAGACAGCATCCGAACCAACGCGTTTTTCGGGACGGTCCGAGAATTTGACGCGGATGTCATGGAAGCCGAAATCCCGATAAATCGACATGATCTGCTGATGCATATCGACACAGACTTCGGTGATCTGATCCTCGGAAGAGAAGATGTGCGCATCATCTTGCGTGAAGTGACGCACGCGCATCATTCCATGCAGAGCACCCGATGGCTCATAGCGATGCACCTTGCCGAACTCGGCAATCTTCAGGGGAAGGTCACGATAGGACTTGAGACCATTCTTGAAGATCTGCACATGGCCGGGGCAGTTCATCGGCTTGCAGCAATAGACACGCTCATCCGGGGTCTGGGTGGTGAACATGTTTTCACCGAACTTCTCCCAGTGGCCAGACGTCTCCCAAAGAGACTTCTCCATCATGTCAGGGCTGTTGACTTCCTTGTAGCCCCAATCCCGCTGACGGCGACGCATATAGGCAATGAGGCTCTGGAACAGGGTCCAGCCCTTGTCGTGCCAGAAGACGGACCCGGGGGCCTCTTCCTGAAAATGGAACAGGTCCATCTCGCGGCCCAGCTTGCGGTGGTCGCGCTTCTCGGCTTCCTCGAGGCGATGCAGATGCTCCTTGAGATCCTTGTCCGAAGCCCATGCCGTGCCGTAGATGCGGCTCAACATGGCATTGTTGGAATCGCCGCGCCAATAGGCACCGGCAACCTTCATCAGCTTGAAGGCCGTGCCAATGTGGCCGGTCGAGGTCATGTGCGGACCGCGGCACAGATCGAGCCACTCGCCCTGCCGGTAGATCTTCAGATCCTGATCTGCCGGAATGGCTTCCACCAGCTCAACCTTGTAGCCCTCTCCCTTGTCGGAGAAATGCTTCTTGGCAACATCGCGGCTCCAGACTTCCTTGGTGAAGGGTTTGTTGCGCGCGATGATCTCGGCCATCTTCTTCTCAATGGCTTCGAGATCTTCAGTGGTGAAGGGCTCGTTGCGAGCAAAATCGTAATAAAAGCCATCCTTGATGACTGGGCCGATGGTGACCTGGGTTCCGGGGAAGAGTTCCTGCACAGCTTCGGCCATCACATGCGCGGCATCGTGACGGATAAGCTCGAGCGCAACATCGTCCGTGCGGGTCACGATTTCGATGGAGGCGTCACTCTTGATCGGATCAGCCAGATCACTAAGCACGCCATCCAGTTTCATGGCGACGGCTTTTTTGGCGAGGGATTTGGAAATGCCCGCAGCGATATCGACGCCGGTGGTCCCAGCATCATATTCGCGAACAGATCCGTCGGGGAAAGTCAGATTGACCATTGGTATTCTCCTGCTCAACTCCTGCCTACAACGCAGGTAAGCTTTCGGGCATGGCCCGGTTTTTGTCATAAAATGCGATCAGTCTATGGCCTAGGGAGGAGCAGCAAAGGCATCAATCGCAGGACCCCGGTCCCGTCGCATGATCAATGTGGTCGCCACCCCACAGGCCA encodes:
- the thrS gene encoding threonine--tRNA ligase, which gives rise to MVNLTFPDGSVREYDAGTTGVDIAAGISKSLAKKAVAMKLDGVLSDLADPIKSDASIEIVTRTDDVALELIRHDAAHVMAEAVQELFPGTQVTIGPVIKDGFYYDFARNEPFTTEDLEAIEKKMAEIIARNKPFTKEVWSRDVAKKHFSDKGEGYKVELVEAIPADQDLKIYRQGEWLDLCRGPHMTSTGHIGTAFKLMKVAGAYWRGDSNNAMLSRIYGTAWASDKDLKEHLHRLEEAEKRDHRKLGREMDLFHFQEEAPGSVFWHDKGWTLFQSLIAYMRRRQRDWGYKEVNSPDMMEKSLWETSGHWEKFGENMFTTQTPDERVYCCKPMNCPGHVQIFKNGLKSYRDLPLKIAEFGKVHRYEPSGALHGMMRVRHFTQDDAHIFSSEDQITEVCVDMHQQIMSIYRDFGFHDIRVKFSDRPEKRVGSDAVWDAAEAALKHAIDAAGQEWTLNPGEGAFYGPKLEYVLRDAIGRDWQCGTVQVDLNLPGRLGAFYIDTEGNKVNPVMIHRALFGSLERFCGILIEHYAGHFPLWLAPLQVVVATITSDADEYAQEVRDLLTAAGLNVDLDLRNEKINYKVREHSLAKVPALLVCGKKEAEERTVSIRRLGSKHQTSMSLEEAISSLVDEAVAPDLRREMEAAKGQAAE